Part of the Petrotoga olearia DSM 13574 genome, TCTGGCTTTTTTACATTCAACACACTGACTTCAACCCCGTATGCCTGTTTAATGTTGAACGACAGAGCTTGGAACTGGCTCGGGCATTCCAAGGTGTCATGACCAGAATAACGTAGTTCTCCAACTTTGCCGTAAGGCTGTCTCTCTTATCCGCCGTGAGGCTGTCTTGGAACTTAGGCTGGTCAACTCCGAGACTTTTTGTCTCCGTCTTTAGACGAGGGTAGTTGACCTCCAGAGCCCGAATGATATCTGTATTAATTTTTTAAAAATTACAATGGCATCAAGCTTTTATGTCTACTGATACTCCCGCCGGAATGTTGACTTTCAACAGTTTAGTAACTGTCTCGGATGAAGCATTGTAGATGTATATAACTCTTTTATGAACGATTTTTTCAAATTGTTCCATTGAATAAGAATATTTATGTGGGGATCTTATAACCGAATACACAGTTCTCTTATTTGGTAATGGAATAGGACCGGAAACTTTAGCTTCTGTATCTTTTACGGCATCTATGATTTTTTTGGACGATTCGTCCAGTAATCTATGGTCGTATCCCTTTAACCTTATTTTTATGTAGTTATTACCGGCCATAATTTTTTTATTAACCTCCTTTGAACTCATTAGTAAGGGGAGCTGAAGCTCCCCGTACAATAAAACTTTCAAATTTATTATTCAATTATTTCTGTAACAACACCGGCTCCTACGGTCCTTCCGCCTTCTCTTATAGCGAATCTCATTCCAGTTTCGAGAGCTACAGGATAGATTAATTCTACTGTCATATTGATGTTGTCGCCTGGCATTACCATCTCTGCTCCACTGGAAAATTCTACAAGAGTTCCCGTAACATCTGCTGTTCTAATATAAAATTGAGGTCTGTAACCTTTGGTAAAAGGTGTGTGTCTTCCCCCCTCTTCCTTTTTCAATACGTATACCTCTGCCTTGAATTTTTTGTGTGGCGTGATTGAACCAGGAGCAGCAAGTACTTGACCTCTTTTTACTTCATCTTTTTCTATACCTCTTAAAAGACATCCAACGTTGTCTCCGGCTTCACCTTCATCGAGTATTTTTCTAAACATCTCAACTCCGGTTACTACAGTCTTTTTTGTTTCATAACTCAAACCAATTATTTCAACTTGATCTCCGGTGTGGACAACACCTCTTTCAATTCTTCCAGTAACAACCGTTCCCCTTCCAGTAATGCTGAAAATATCTTCTATGGGCATCAAGAAAGGTTTGTCAATTTCTCTTACTGGATCTGGGAA contains:
- the rpsJ gene encoding 30S ribosomal protein S10, producing the protein MAGNNYIKIRLKGYDHRLLDESSKKIIDAVKDTEAKVSGPIPLPNKRTVYSVIRSPHKYSYSMEQFEKIVHKRVIYIYNASSETVTKLLKVNIPAGVSVDIKA